The Clostridium sp. DL-VIII DNA window CTTCAAAAGCCATTCTGGCATCTATAACTTCCTCTCTCACTAAAATTTAACCATTAATACCATTATCTTTTCTCATACTGGCTATTATCCTGAATACTATTAAAAATATTGCAACTCCAGCGATTGCTGATAAAATATATCCAAAACTATCTGGCATGCCTTGGACAGAATAATCCCGCATCAATGCACTAAAATTAAATCCATTTTCCATTCCTTTTGGTACAAATCCTAAGGCTTTACCGCCTACAACTACAGAATTTATTTCATCAGTCCCCCATTCACCCCAAGCCGTACCAGTTGCTAATAAACCTAAAGGTGATAAACATATAAGTGCTATTATTAAAGCATATATTGGTTTAGTTTTTTTAGCTGAACCGTCATATACGATGTCAGGTGAAACTTTTCTTATAAAACTCAACACTCCAATAGTTATAATTGCTTCTAAAATTCCTGCAACTGCAAGATGCGGAATAAGCATTGCCGGTATAGAAATTGATAACGGATATGGGCAATATAAAGGCATACCTGCTGCATCCTTAAAAAGTAATGGCTGTATACCAAGCTCTATTGAAGCAAACAATGCACCAGCATTAATACCAACATACGAACCGATTAAAGCTCCAATATATTCCCCTCTCTCTGATTTAATTCTTTCCTTTAAAAACTTGTAAATATAATATCCTACAAATGGAATAATAAAAGCCATATTAAATGAATTTGCTCCAAATGCCAAAACTCCGCCATCTCCAAATAGTAACGCTTGAATCAAAAGTGCCACCGTTATAGAAATGCATGCTGCCTCAGGGCCTAAAAGAATAGCTAGCAAAGTTCCACCTACAGCATGTCCTGTTGTTCCTCCTGGTAATGGCACATTAAACATCATTGTTAAAAATGAAAGAGAGGCGCCTATCCCCATAAGCGGCATTTTCTTTTTTGTTATTTCTTTTTTTACTGTCTTTATTGATTTTGCCCAAACTGGAATCATTACAGCTCCTATAACCGCACAGGTAGCCGGACTTAAATAATTATCTGGAATATGCATTCTTTAATCCTCCTCTAACTTCAATAAAAAAACAAAACCACAAAAAGCGATCACTAATTAAACTTAAAAGTAATCAACCTTCGTGGTTATAATTCAAACTAATATTTTATATTTATTAAATTTTAATTCCTAAATTTACGTATGCCCTCGTGACACACATAATATATTACTACAATCTGTGCACTTTGTAAATATCAACTTGATTTCTAGCCTTTGTTTTTTACTTTCTCCTCAATATATTTAGCAAATGAATTTAATCCTTCTCCTGTTCTTGAAGATATCCTAAAAACGTTAGCTGATTCATTTAAAAGCTTAACATTTTGTTCTGTTTTATCCACATCAAAATCAAAATACTCCATCATGTCATACTTATTCAATATAACTACATCCGCTGTTGAAAACAATAGTGGATATTTTTCAACTTTATCATCACCTTCTGGAATACTTAAAATAGCAATCTTAAAATCTTCTCCAATATCAAATTCAGCAGGGCAAACAAGATTCCCTACATTCTCAATAAAGATTATATCAATTTCTTCTAAATCAAAATATT harbors:
- the hypB gene encoding hydrogenase nickel incorporation protein HypB; translated protein: MKIKVLKQVAENNEDCSKEIKEILKSKNVYLVNVMGSPGTGKTSLIIELIKKLKDKYNIAVVEGDIAGQLDAEKIDSLGIPVIQLNTEGACHIEAVSIKNILEYFDLEEIDIIFIENVGNLVCPAEFDIGEDFKIAILSIPEGDDKVEKYPLLFSTADVVILNKYDMMEYFDFDVDKTEQNVKLLNESANVFRISSRTGEGLNSFAKYIEEKVKNKG
- the cbiM gene encoding cobalt transporter CbiM, which gives rise to MHIPDNYLSPATCAVIGAVMIPVWAKSIKTVKKEITKKKMPLMGIGASLSFLTMMFNVPLPGGTTGHAVGGTLLAILLGPEAACISITVALLIQALLFGDGGVLAFGANSFNMAFIIPFVGYYIYKFLKERIKSERGEYIGALIGSYVGINAGALFASIELGIQPLLFKDAAGMPLYCPYPLSISIPAMLIPHLAVAGILEAIITIGVLSFIRKVSPDIVYDGSAKKTKPIYALIIALICLSPLGLLATGTAWGEWGTDEINSVVVGGKALGFVPKGMENGFNFSALMRDYSVQGMPDSFGYILSAIAGVAIFLIVFRIIASMRKDNGING